The Deltaproteobacteria bacterium DNA segment AGACTATTAAAACCAACGTTATGGGGACAATCAATACCCTTGGGATGGCAAAACGTCTTAATGCAAAGATTCTTCAGGCATCTACTTCTGAAGTGTACGGAGACCCCGATATTCATCCCCAGAAGGAAGACTACTGGGGCAGGGTTAACCCCATAGGACCAAGAAGCTGTTATGATGAGGGGAAAAGGGCCGCCGAATGCCTGATGATGGATTATCGCCGCCAGAATAACGTTAAGGTTAAAATTGTTAGAATATTCAATACATACGGTCCACGCATGGCCCTGAATGATGGACGCGTAGTCAGCAATTTTATAGTCCAGGCACTGAAGGCAGAAGATATCACCGTATATGGCGATGGGTCTCAGACCAGATCGTTCTGTTATGTCGATGACATGGTTGATGGCCTCATTTTAATGATGGATAGCCCTGACAGTTTTATCGGTCCTATAAACATTGGGAACCCGGATGAATTTACAATACTTGATCTAGCCAAGACCATAATCAGAAAGACAGGAAACCGATCAAAGATAGTTTTTAGGCCCCTTCCCCAGGACGACCCCAGGCAACGCCAGCCGGATATTTCATTAGCCGGGAAAATGCTTGGCTGGCAACCGAAAACAAACCTGGAAGAAGGTCTTGAAAAGACAATTGAATATTTTCGCAAAGTAATTTGAGGATTAGGAGATCGCATGATATTCGAGAAAAAAATCCTGTGTATCGGCGCCGGCTATGTCGGCGGTCCCACGATGGCTATGATAGCTTACAAATGCCCTCAATACAGAATTACCGTCGTGGACATCAATCCGACACGTATTTCCGAATGGAACTCCGATGAGCTTCCCCTTTATGAACCAGGGCTTGATGAAATTGTCAGGGCAACCCGTGGGAAAAACCTTTTTTTCAGCAACAACATAGAAGCTGGAATCAGGGACAATGACATCATCTTTGTCAGTGTAAATACACCAACCAAGACATTCGGCGTGGGTTCAGGTATGGCGGCAGACCTCCAATACTGGGAAAAAACGGCCAGACAGATCCTCCAGTATTCTGAATCATCAAAAATCGTTATCGAAAAGAGTACTCTCCCCGTCAAAACTGCTCTGGCCATGGAAAATATTCTGAATTACAAAAGCAACTCTATCTCTTTCGACGTCCTTTCCAATCCTGAGTTCCTGGCTGAAGGTTCAGCTATGAAGGATCTGGAGAATCCCGATCGCATCCTCATTGGCTCCCGGGAGACGCAAAGCGGTATGGATGCAAGAAAAACCCTTGTGGAAATATACGCCAACTGGGTGCCGCGGGAAAAGATCATTACCTCCAATATCTGGAGCAGTGAGCTTTCCAAAATAGTTTCAAACGCCTTTCTGGCACAGAGAATTTCATCCATCAATGCCATCTCTGCCCTCTGTGAAAAGACGGATGCCGATATCACCGAGGTAGCGAAGGCGGTCGGCATGGACAGCAGGATCGGCGGCAAGTTTCTCAATGCCAGCGTCGGCTTCGGCGGTTCCTGCTTTAAGAAGGACATCCTTAACTTAGTCTATCTCTGTCGGCACTATGGCCTCAGTGAGGTCGCCGACTACTGGGAAAGTGTTGTCAGAATCAACCAGTACCAGCAGGAGCGCTTTATATTGAGTA contains these protein-coding regions:
- a CDS encoding SDR family oxidoreductase; the encoded protein is MKRILITGGAGFLGSHLCDRLIEQCNEILCLDNFFTGSKDNIFHFLANPRFELIRHDIINPIFLEVDQIYNLACPASPVHYQHNPIKTIKTNVMGTINTLGMAKRLNAKILQASTSEVYGDPDIHPQKEDYWGRVNPIGPRSCYDEGKRAAECLMMDYRRQNNVKVKIVRIFNTYGPRMALNDGRVVSNFIVQALKAEDITVYGDGSQTRSFCYVDDMVDGLILMMDSPDSFIGPINIGNPDEFTILDLAKTIIRKTGNRSKIVFRPLPQDDPRQRQPDISLAGKMLGWQPKTNLEEGLEKTIEYFRKVI
- a CDS encoding nucleotide sugar dehydrogenase, coding for MIFEKKILCIGAGYVGGPTMAMIAYKCPQYRITVVDINPTRISEWNSDELPLYEPGLDEIVRATRGKNLFFSNNIEAGIRDNDIIFVSVNTPTKTFGVGSGMAADLQYWEKTARQILQYSESSKIVIEKSTLPVKTALAMENILNYKSNSISFDVLSNPEFLAEGSAMKDLENPDRILIGSRETQSGMDARKTLVEIYANWVPREKIITSNIWSSELSKIVSNAFLAQRISSINAISALCEKTDADITEVAKAVGMDSRIGGKFLNASVGFGGSCFKKDILNLVYLCRHYGLSEVADYWESVVRINQYQQERFILSMLTTMFNTLADKKICLFGFAFKANTGDTRESPAIFIARRLLEEKAEIIITDPKALRNARADLAGVEGKVSFEGDPYRAAERCHAIAVLTEWDIYRNLDFQKIFEIMTKPASIFDGRNILDHKRCFDIGFNVYPIGKPPLTHF